Sequence from the bacterium genome:
ACGGAAGAAAATCGACTCAAAGAGGCTGAACGCGACAAACGGGAAGCCGATATGCTCAAACAAATTGAAGAACTGAAGCGTAAGGCTGAACAAGGCTCGCAGCAATCACAAGGAGAAATTTTAGAAGTTGAGTTGGAAAATCTTCTGAAAGAACAGTTTCGTTACGACGACATTGTACCGGTGCCTAAAGGCGTTCGCGGCGCGGATGTGATTCAACGTGTTAAAATGCAAAATGGCAAAGAATGCGGCACGATTATTTGGGAGTCCAAACGAACAAAATCATGGAGCGACGGCTGGATACAAAAATTAAAAGACGATCAACGCGACGTGAAAGCCAATGTTGCCGTGATCGTTTCTATCGCATTACCTAAAGATATAAACGTACTCGGCAATATGGATGGCGTTTGGATCGTTGATTTTCAGGCGGCGATGGGCTTGGCAACTGTGTTACGATCCGCCATGATCGATTTAGCGCAGGCCCAAGCGGCTGCCGAAGGTAAAAATGAGAAAATGGAAATGATGTATACCTATCTGTCCGGGCAGGAATTCCGTCAACGCATTGAAGCTATTGTCGAATCGTTCAGCGCTATGAAAGAAGATCTCGACTCTGAAAAACGTGCGATGGAAAAGATTTGGTCAAAACGCGAAAAGCAGATCGAGCGGGTTTTACTCAACACTTCCAGGCTTTATGGAGAATTGCAGGGGATTATCGGCCAATCGTTGCAGCCTATTTCAAATCTCGAGTTGCCGTTCGAGGGCGAGCAACTGAAGTTGGATGAGTAGTCATATTTTAAACTTGGTTGCCCTGACAGATATTTTTTATAATTATTTATTCATCTGTATCCGGCAGTGAAAAATAAAACGTAGCGCCCTCATTGAGACGTCCTTCCGCCCACACATCTCCGCCATGTCTGTGAACAATGCGTTGAACGATCGCAAGGCCGACACCTGTTCCTTCGAATTCATCCTGTCTATGCAGGCGTTGAAAGACACCGAAAAGTTTATGTGCGTAATCCTGATTAAAGCCGACGCCGTTGTCCTGAATGGAATAAATGAGCCTATCGTCTTCTTTTCTTCCCTGGATAATGATCCGGATTGATTCTTTTTTTGAAGAATATTTAATAGCGTTGGCAATCAGGTTATGCCATACCTGGCGGATCAACACTGGGTCGCCCATAGCTTCAGGCAATTCATCGACTTTAAAATCCATTGTGTGATGCGTTTCGGACAGAACAGTTTCTCTAAAGACAGCTTGCGCCAGTCCGGTCATGTTCATTTTGATTTTATGGAGTTCGGCGCGACCGACTCGCGATAACGATAAAATATCGTTGATCAGAAGGCCCATTCGGTGAGTATTGGAACTGATAATTGTAAATAATCTTCGGGCTTCTTCGTCAAGCTTATCGGCGTATTCTTGTTGGAGGATGCGGGAGAAGCCTTCAATAGCACGCAACGGCGCCCGAAGATCGTGCGAAATGGAATACGCAAACGCTTCAAGTTCTTTATTCGTTGCTTCCAATTGTTTGGTACGTTCGTCGACCCGATGTTCCAGGTTGTGAATTAACCGGATATTTTCCATTGAAATGGCCGCAGCATCGGCGAGAGTTTGCAGTAATTGCATTTCTTCAACGGAAGCGGTGTACGAACGTGCCCAGTAATTACCGATCGCACCTACGATTGACGAGCCGCTGCGAATCGGTACCATCGCGAGGCTTTTTACAAATGTCGGGCGATAAGCCTCGATTGGAATTCGAGCGTCCTCGTAGATATCGTTAATGGTTACCGCTTGATCGTGCAGCATAACCCAGCCGCTGACACAAGCGGACATTGGAAAACGTTGACCTTTCCAAAGTGGAGCGATAGCGTCCTCATCGACGTAATAGCATTGATCGCCGTCGCGAAGAATGAATGTTGCGCCGTCGGCGCCGGTCAGATGACGCGCGGCAGTACGGACGGCCTCAGTCACGGACATCGTGTCCCGCGCCTTCGATAATTTCCGGAGCACGTCGATCAATTGTTGTACTCGGCCTTCCGATGTTTTCCTTTTAGTAATATCGATTGATAAAATAAATATGCCTTCAGGAACGGATTGAATGCTCAGTTCAAACCAGGCTTTAGTACCGTCGGGATAAATAAATTCATTTTCAATGCTACGATTGATGCCTTTTTCCATACATAACCGCAGAAGCGAGAAAAGTTCTGTATTTTCGATACCCGGAAACTTTTCCATCATCGTAAATCCCAGCAGTTCTTCCTTTGAAGTTTTAGCGTGCCGGGCAGCCGTTTCATTGGCATACAAATATTTCCAATCATGGCCGATGACCTGGCAGCCCTCAAGCAAATGATCGAGCGTTTTCTCCGGATCAAAGTCGGCGGAACGTCGCGAAACTTTCTGACGGCGATTGGGATCGGGTTGAGAACGGGTATGTTTTTTCTTTGAAACGGGCATAGATACACCTTCCTGCAGCAGGGCTATATGTCGAAAGAGAGATTCAAGAGAAGATCAAATTACTATTGTAACTTGATTGTGTTATGCCATCTTAATTGGCATAATTTACGATACCCCCGAGTGTGTTGTGTGGACAATTAAAGATACGTCACGGTTGTACGATTTAGCAAGCTATTTTTTATTAAGACGATACCACGGTTTTTGGAGATAGAATTCACCTGAACCAAGTAAATCGTCCGGATGTTCATTCTGTGATAATAGAAATTTTCGTTTCCCGAATATTCTTCCAGTAACAAAACGACCATCTTTGAAATACGCTTCCTTTTCAAACACTATAACCGGATTCTGATAATTGTATTGAAACGTGCTGTCTAAAATCAGATAATTTTTTTCAATTTCGTAAGCATATATGAGACGATTATTCCAGTAATAATAGTTTAACTGTGAAATTCCGTAAGATAATTTTCTTTCCCATTCAACTTTTCTCAACGAATCATTCTTAGAGTATTTTGTAAGATAAAAACCATCATATTTTTTCTGTTCACCTTCAGCCAAATAGCCTTGGGTTAAGGATTGCAGACTCGAATCACGATCGATTTCGATTTTTTTCTTATCGATCCAATCGATGGTAATTTTATCCTGGTATGAAAGGGTACGGCATGCAAAAAGTAGACTTATGAGGAGGATGGAAATGTGATAGAGCAGCGATGTCATGGTTTTAGAACCTGATGAACTACATTCTTTTCTCTCTATAAAATAAAATCAAATCGGTGCCGACAGTGTCTTTGCCCAGCTGTCTCAGCATCGTGGTCACTTGTCCGCGATGATAAGTGGAGTGATTGATCATATGGCGAAGCATTTGTTCTATCGGATTGGAAAATTCTTTTCCGGCCGTATTTTTATAGGTGAGGACGCGCCGGAGTTCCGCTTCATCCAAAGCATTGACCATCGTACGAACGTCTTTATCCACGCCTGACCAGATAGCGCGCAATGCCGTGCACGACGACGTATCCCATTCTTTCGGAGCGCCGCTGGGGGATGAACCTTTCCACCGCGTCAACCAAACCCATTCTGCCGAAATCAGATGCAAAAGCGTATCGCGAACAGATGGAAAACTGCTTTTCAGATCGCTCGTAAATTCGTCCGGCGTCAGTTTTGATACAGCATCGAATATCCGCGTGTTAGCCCAGGCGTCATATTCAAATAATTCTTTGATTTCAGAAATCATATCGGTGAATCCTTATGTAAGAAAATTTTTAATCGTGTTTTTCTAAAATTGCTTTTGAATAGAGATCGTAAAAATATTTTAATATTTCAGCAGGCATGGGTTCATGGCCTTTATTTGGAATAACTTCTTCCGTAACCGATTTGAAACCTAATTCACCAGCGGTTTTTTCAGCCTCTTTCCATTGTCCATACAGCCTTTTGCCCGCTGCCCAGAGCGTGTCTGTACCGCCGACGAAATACCGAATGGGCAAATGTGCTTCGGACGAGTGGATAGTGTTAATTTTTTCATCGACGCACCGGCGTATATAATTGCAGGCAACGGCGGCGACGCCGGACAATTGTTGCGGGTGAGCGAAAGTGTACGCCCACAAGAGATGCGCGCCCGCTTCAAATCCCGTAATATAAAATCGTTCGTCGCCATGAAATTGTTTCCGTACATCGCGCATGACGGCGGCAAGCCCTTCCATATCAAAGGTGCATGTGCCGGCGCTATCGATACGTTTCCATGTTGCGGTTGAATAAGGGAAAATTTCCGGATTGTAAAGCCCTTGCCGACCATTGGTTACAATAAATGGCGCAACAAGAATAAACGGCATATTACCGCGTGCATCAACGAATCGAATCAAATTTTCTTTGTATTGTTTTTCCGCGGCTTCCAGAACAACTACCATCGGCCATGTATCGGCGGTATTCCAGTTATTTGGGAGAGACACATAATATTGCATCGGGTGATTCTCTGCCGTTAGAAGTTTTAATCCGTGATCTTGCGCGGATAAAACGTACACCGGAATCAATAAAACGTAGAAACTATTTCTGATGGAGATCATTTTTTTATTTGAACAACTTTCAATTTTTTACCGGCTGCAAAGTGTTCGGCGATTTGTTTACCGCCTTTATCCACTTCGCATTGCGAAAATACGCCATCCTGTTCGATTTTTTTGACGATCAATTTTCCGATATCGGATGACTTTTTGACCATGCGCCCTTCGATATCAACTTCCGTTTCATAATATACTTTGAATGCATCGTCTTTGCGGATACCAAGCTCTTTGCCGCAGGTGATGACGACTAATTTGGCTTCGCCTTTTTTGGCTTTTTTTATTTCATAAATAAATCCTTCGGCAGGAAAAGCTTTGCGCAGCCATTCACCGATATCTTTTTGAACTTTGTCGAGGGCGAAATAAGCGGCTTCCGATGGCGTAGGCTTGGACAAAAAACCCGTAGCGCCCTTGAAATTCTTACTCGCGATAACTTCGGCGGTCGATACATTGATAATGCGAAGATTAATATCAGTTGTAGCCGTATAAGGGTAGGTTTTATTTCCCATCCATGTTTCTTCGACTTGAGCTACCGACACTTGTTGCAACTGTCCGACGACGATATATTCCGCGCCAAGCAGCGAACCGATTTTGACGCCTTCATTGCCTTCGGAAAGATCGCTCATTTGAAAATCCTGTTCCTTTAAAATGCGATCCATCATGGTGCGTTCGACGACTCGAATTCGTTTGACGTCAAGAAAAGCATTGACGACCTTTTGAGTAGCCGCTTCAGCAAAAGACGCAATGGCAGCCTTGTCGGCAAAAATGTTCGGCGCCGATTCCTCGCGAGTAACCGAGCTGTCGGTTACTATAAGAGTCACTTTGGCGCCGTCTTTGGAGGCAAGAGCAATAGCGTCAAGCGGCAATACGGCGACAATTGTTTTTTTGGAATCGTTTGAATTTTGACTGATGAGTACGCCGGTAAACAACAATAAAAAAGGCAGGATAAATTTCATCTGAAATCCTCGGTGTGTAAACGATGGCCGATAGCTACAACATAAAGATATTCAACCGGCAATTGCAAGCTTCTTGTTTATTTTTTCGTGGACAGTTTTTCGAACATGATCTTGTACAACGGAGTAGAGACGCCGAATTCTTGTCCCATTTTGACAACGTAACCGGTTAGAGAAGCGATTTCAGTGCGTCCGCCCTTTTTGAAATCGCTGTGCATCGATGACGTTGTGTCGTAAGGCAAAGTACCCATTTTAGTGAGATGTTTATCGATAATATTCTCAGACAGAGTAATGAGTTTCGCATCGGTAACGGCT
This genomic interval carries:
- a CDS encoding DUF2130 domain-containing protein encodes the protein MTERTVICPKCGNKIELTEAFTKQVSKEVEEKVREEFGQKYRKAVKDAEEKAKKQAEEDLAKHLKDLQDQLHTKSERLKEAEEKELALLKQQRDLEDRERTFKLEMERKLSEERKKIWDDAALKLTEENRLKEAERDKREADMLKQIEELKRKAEQGSQQSQGEILEVELENLLKEQFRYDDIVPVPKGVRGADVIQRVKMQNGKECGTIIWESKRTKSWSDGWIQKLKDDQRDVKANVAVIVSIALPKDINVLGNMDGVWIVDFQAAMGLATVLRSAMIDLAQAQAAAEGKNEKMEMMYTYLSGQEFRQRIEAIVESFSAMKEDLDSEKRAMEKIWSKREKQIERVLLNTSRLYGELQGIIGQSLQPISNLELPFEGEQLKLDE
- a CDS encoding GAF domain-containing protein yields the protein MPVSKKKHTRSQPDPNRRQKVSRRSADFDPEKTLDHLLEGCQVIGHDWKYLYANETAARHAKTSKEELLGFTMMEKFPGIENTELFSLLRLCMEKGINRSIENEFIYPDGTKAWFELSIQSVPEGIFILSIDITKRKTSEGRVQQLIDVLRKLSKARDTMSVTEAVRTAARHLTGADGATFILRDGDQCYYVDEDAIAPLWKGQRFPMSACVSGWVMLHDQAVTINDIYEDARIPIEAYRPTFVKSLAMVPIRSGSSIVGAIGNYWARSYTASVEEMQLLQTLADAAAISMENIRLIHNLEHRVDERTKQLEATNKELEAFAYSISHDLRAPLRAIEGFSRILQQEYADKLDEEARRLFTIISSNTHRMGLLINDILSLSRVGRAELHKIKMNMTGLAQAVFRETVLSETHHTMDFKVDELPEAMGDPVLIRQVWHNLIANAIKYSSKKESIRIIIQGRKEDDRLIYSIQDNGVGFNQDYAHKLFGVFQRLHRQDEFEGTGVGLAIVQRIVHRHGGDVWAEGRLNEGATFYFSLPDTDE
- a CDS encoding DinB family protein → MISEIKELFEYDAWANTRIFDAVSKLTPDEFTSDLKSSFPSVRDTLLHLISAEWVWLTRWKGSSPSGAPKEWDTSSCTALRAIWSGVDKDVRTMVNALDEAELRRVLTYKNTAGKEFSNPIEQMLRHMINHSTYHRGQVTTMLRQLGKDTVGTDLILFYREKRM
- a CDS encoding CsgG/HfaB family protein; amino-acid sequence: MKFILPFLLLFTGVLISQNSNDSKKTIVAVLPLDAIALASKDGAKVTLIVTDSSVTREESAPNIFADKAAIASFAEAATQKVVNAFLDVKRIRVVERTMMDRILKEQDFQMSDLSEGNEGVKIGSLLGAEYIVVGQLQQVSVAQVEETWMGNKTYPYTATTDINLRIINVSTAEVIASKNFKGATGFLSKPTPSEAAYFALDKVQKDIGEWLRKAFPAEGFIYEIKKAKKGEAKLVVITCGKELGIRKDDAFKVYYETEVDIEGRMVKKSSDIGKLIVKKIEQDGVFSQCEVDKGGKQIAEHFAAGKKLKVVQIKK